The following are from one region of the Candidatus Polarisedimenticolaceae bacterium genome:
- a CDS encoding hydroxymethylglutaryl-CoA reductase yields MSKVKVASPDAATSRDETIAALVDGSMRFHELPAEIPPGEATAIRREAVGKITGTTLDAIAHFSFDAGTAATRHCENLIGVAQIPMGIVGPITVHGDTIDGDVLIPMATTEGALLASINRGCAAIRLAGGATVYVEDVGMTRAPVFRARGQREARAFLSWIAEHETEIREVAEGTSRFLKMTGLRPYVFGTTIFLRFRFTTGDAMGMNMATIACDRVVRDLIEPKTGIPCVALSGNYCVDKKAASVNFSEGRGKRVHAEVVLDAAILRDVLKTDSRSLVEVQYRKNLLGSIAAGAMGYNAHYANVLSAFFIATGQDPAHVVGGSTGVTCIEPRENGAVYASIFIPDLPLGATGGGTGLATQSEALRVLGVVPDVDRPGQAALRLAEILGGAVLAGELSLMAAFTSSDLARAHQRLGRGGAEGDKGA; encoded by the coding sequence ATGAGCAAGGTCAAGGTCGCTTCCCCCGACGCCGCGACGAGCCGAGACGAGACGATTGCCGCCCTCGTGGACGGCAGCATGCGGTTCCACGAGCTGCCCGCCGAGATCCCCCCCGGCGAGGCGACGGCGATCCGTCGCGAGGCGGTCGGGAAGATCACGGGCACCACGCTGGACGCGATCGCGCACTTCTCATTCGATGCCGGGACCGCGGCGACGCGTCACTGCGAGAACCTGATCGGCGTCGCGCAGATCCCGATGGGGATCGTCGGTCCGATCACGGTCCACGGCGATACGATCGACGGGGACGTGCTGATCCCGATGGCGACGACCGAAGGGGCACTCCTCGCGTCGATCAACCGCGGGTGCGCCGCGATCCGTCTCGCAGGCGGCGCGACGGTGTACGTCGAGGACGTCGGGATGACGAGGGCTCCGGTCTTCCGCGCTCGCGGCCAGCGCGAGGCCCGCGCGTTCCTCTCGTGGATCGCCGAGCACGAGACCGAAATCCGCGAGGTCGCCGAGGGGACGAGCCGCTTCCTCAAGATGACCGGCCTCCGCCCGTACGTCTTCGGGACGACGATCTTCCTCCGTTTCCGCTTCACGACCGGCGACGCGATGGGCATGAACATGGCGACGATCGCGTGCGACCGCGTCGTCCGCGATCTCATCGAGCCGAAGACCGGAATCCCGTGCGTCGCCCTCTCGGGAAACTACTGCGTGGACAAGAAGGCCGCCTCGGTCAACTTCTCCGAAGGACGCGGCAAGCGGGTCCACGCGGAGGTCGTGCTCGACGCGGCGATCCTCAGGGACGTGCTCAAGACCGACTCGCGCTCGCTCGTCGAGGTCCAGTACCGGAAGAACCTCCTGGGTTCGATCGCGGCCGGTGCCATGGGCTACAACGCGCACTACGCGAACGTGCTCTCGGCGTTCTTCATCGCCACGGGCCAGGACCCGGCGCACGTCGTCGGCGGCTCGACCGGCGTCACCTGCATCGAGCCCAGGGAGAACGGCGCCGTGTACGCGTCGATCTTCATTCCCGATCTCCCGCTGGGCGCGACCGGCGGCGGCACCGGCCTCGCCACGCAATCCGAAGCCCTGCGTGTCCTCGGCGTCGTGCCGGACGTCGATCGTCCGGGCCAGGCGGCGCTGCGCCTCGCCGAGATCCTCGGAGGCGCGGTCCTGGCCGGCGAGCTGTCGCTCATGGCGGCGTTCACCTCGAGCGACCTCGCGCGCGCGCACCAGCGGCTCGGCCGCGGCGGAGCGGAAGGCGACAAGGGCGCATGA